From one Paractinoplanes brasiliensis genomic stretch:
- a CDS encoding PP2C family protein-serine/threonine phosphatase, whose protein sequence is MIRARQDDRRKGREGPAVLDDDPDDLYEHAPCGNISSSPDGTIVKVNATLLGWLGYRRDEIVGRKRLSDLFTVGGRLFFETHLAPLLTMQGEISGVALELRARDGSSIPALVSSIVRPGGDGRAPVTRTIVFDGRERRAYEQELLQARRAAEREGERLRHLVADLQRSLLPSVLPTPPGLMAAAHYRMASADQVGGDFYDLFPLDDGRWGFFLGDVSGKGIGAAAVTALARYTLRAAAVYDPDPAAVLHNLNRVLYQEYRDDARYCTLVFGILTVRGGGFTAQIASGGHPEPLLLRADGTVERHATKGRLVGVFPDSVYTNTELTVRRGDTLLLYTDGVTEARIRAGEPAGDRFGVDATEGFAAELAPAGAAEVVDAFVRLLDDFGAGLEDDTAVMALGVPADPADPKGSEQNEPADPKGSERNEPVDPKGSEQNEQA, encoded by the coding sequence ATGATCAGGGCCCGCCAGGACGATCGCCGGAAAGGACGCGAAGGCCCCGCCGTGCTCGACGACGACCCCGACGACCTGTACGAGCACGCCCCCTGCGGCAACATCTCCTCGTCGCCGGACGGCACGATCGTCAAGGTCAACGCCACGCTCCTCGGCTGGCTCGGCTACCGGCGGGACGAAATCGTGGGCCGCAAGCGACTCAGCGACCTGTTCACCGTGGGCGGCCGGCTGTTCTTCGAGACCCACCTGGCGCCGCTCCTGACCATGCAGGGCGAGATCAGCGGCGTCGCGCTGGAGCTGCGGGCCAGGGACGGCAGCAGCATCCCGGCCCTGGTCAGCTCGATCGTGCGGCCGGGCGGCGACGGCCGGGCGCCGGTGACCCGCACGATCGTCTTCGACGGCCGCGAGCGCCGCGCGTACGAGCAGGAGTTGCTGCAGGCCCGCCGCGCCGCCGAGCGGGAAGGTGAGCGCCTGCGGCACCTGGTCGCCGACCTGCAGCGCAGCCTGCTCCCGTCAGTGCTGCCCACCCCGCCGGGGCTGATGGCCGCGGCGCACTACCGGATGGCCTCGGCCGACCAGGTCGGCGGCGACTTCTACGACCTGTTCCCGCTCGACGACGGCCGGTGGGGCTTCTTCCTGGGTGACGTCAGCGGCAAGGGCATCGGGGCGGCGGCGGTGACCGCGCTCGCCCGGTACACGCTGCGGGCGGCGGCCGTCTACGACCCCGACCCCGCCGCTGTGCTGCACAACCTGAACCGGGTGCTCTATCAGGAGTATCGGGACGACGCCCGGTACTGCACCCTCGTGTTCGGCATCCTCACCGTGCGTGGCGGCGGCTTCACCGCGCAGATCGCCAGCGGCGGGCACCCCGAGCCGCTGCTGCTGCGGGCGGATGGAACCGTGGAACGCCACGCCACCAAGGGCCGCCTCGTCGGCGTGTTCCCCGACTCGGTCTATACGAACACCGAGCTGACCGTACGCCGTGGGGACACGCTCCTGCTCTACACCGACGGCGTCACCGAGGCCCGGATCAGGGCCGGTGAGCCTGCCGGGGACCGGTTCGGGGTGGACGCCACCGAGGGGTTCGCGGCCGAGCTGGCCCCGGCGGGCGCGGCCGAGGTGGTCGACGCGTTCGTCCGCCTGCTCGACGACTTCGGAGCCGGCCTCGAGGACGACACCGCCGTCATGGCGCTCGGCGTCCCCGCCGACCCAGCAGATCCAAAGGGAAGCGAGCAGAACGAGCCGGCAGATCCAAAGGGAAGCGAGCGGAACGAGCCGGTGGATCCGAAGGGAAGCGAGCAGAACGAGCAGGCGTGA
- a CDS encoding glycosyltransferase family 2 protein, translated as MSVDVMPQLSVVVPVFNEQDVLPLFAERLRPVLDGLGDSYEVLTVDDGSRDATPAVLARMRSAWPQLRVVRLRRNAGHQNALTAGLHRARGRYVVSIDVDLQDPPEVIADMLALARGEQLDVVHGVRTDRSTDSPFKRWTAGLYYRLIRRVTGSAVPHNAGDFRLLSRTAVDALTELPELQPVYRLLVPWLGLPSGEVPYARERRAAGRSKYPLGKMIRLALDSVTGFSAAPLRVATWLGCAGIALCFVTGVAVLATYLGGTVVPGWTSMFVALVFLGALQLLCLGLLGEYVARIFTTIQGRPPYVVTFDSAVTPNRRTAGVPS; from the coding sequence ATGAGCGTGGATGTCATGCCGCAACTGTCAGTAGTCGTTCCGGTCTTCAACGAGCAGGACGTGCTGCCGCTGTTCGCCGAGCGGCTGCGTCCCGTGCTCGACGGGCTCGGCGACTCGTACGAGGTGCTCACCGTCGACGACGGCAGCCGCGACGCCACCCCCGCGGTGCTCGCCCGCATGCGCTCGGCCTGGCCGCAGCTGCGGGTCGTCCGGTTGCGCCGCAACGCCGGACACCAGAACGCGCTCACCGCCGGCCTGCACCGCGCCCGCGGCCGGTACGTGGTCAGCATCGACGTCGACCTGCAGGACCCGCCCGAGGTCATCGCCGACATGCTGGCCCTCGCCCGTGGCGAGCAGCTGGACGTCGTTCACGGCGTACGGACCGACCGCTCCACCGACAGCCCGTTCAAGCGCTGGACCGCCGGGCTGTACTACCGGCTGATCCGGCGGGTGACCGGTTCCGCCGTGCCGCACAACGCCGGCGACTTCCGCCTGCTCAGCCGCACCGCAGTGGACGCCCTGACCGAGCTGCCCGAGCTGCAGCCGGTCTATCGCCTGCTGGTGCCGTGGCTGGGTCTGCCCAGCGGTGAGGTCCCGTACGCCCGGGAGAGGCGCGCGGCGGGCCGCTCGAAGTACCCGCTCGGCAAGATGATCCGGCTGGCGCTCGACAGCGTCACCGGGTTCTCGGCCGCCCCGCTGCGGGTCGCGACCTGGCTGGGGTGCGCGGGGATCGCCCTGTGCTTCGTGACCGGGGTGGCTGTGCTGGCGACGTACCTGGGCGGCACCGTCGTCCCGGGGTGGACGTCGATGTTCGTCGCGCTGGTGTTCCTCGGCGCCCTGCAGCTGCTGTGCCTGGGCCTGCTCGGCGAGTACGTCGCGCGCATCTTCACCACGATCCAGGGCCGGCCCCCGTACGTGGTGACGTTCGACTCCGCCGTGACCCCGAACCGCCGTACGGCCGGGGTGCCGTCGTGA
- a CDS encoding SigB/SigF/SigG family RNA polymerase sigma factor: MTVATAAAGTGPAERAETDTASELITAMAALPAGHPSRAALRDDAIEAWLPLARHLAQRYAGRGEPADDLFQVATIGLIKAVDRFEADRGVDFAGYAIPTIVGEIKRHFRDRTWSIRVPRRLQEMRLAITSANAALSHTLGRAATVADIAEHLGVTEEEVLEGLEGARAYNATSLSTPVSADGTTELGETLGGEDREFEAAEFRIALGPALATLDERERRIVHLRFYGNLTQSQIAEQIGVSQMHVSRLLTKALAKLRAQMHDG; the protein is encoded by the coding sequence ATGACGGTCGCCACCGCAGCCGCCGGCACCGGCCCGGCCGAGAGGGCCGAGACGGACACCGCGAGCGAGCTGATCACGGCGATGGCCGCCCTGCCGGCCGGGCACCCGTCGCGGGCGGCGCTGCGCGACGACGCGATCGAGGCCTGGCTGCCCCTGGCCCGGCACCTGGCGCAGCGCTACGCCGGCCGCGGGGAACCCGCCGACGACCTCTTCCAGGTCGCGACCATCGGGCTGATCAAGGCGGTCGACCGGTTCGAGGCCGACCGCGGCGTCGACTTCGCCGGGTACGCGATCCCGACGATCGTCGGCGAGATCAAGCGGCACTTCCGCGACCGCACCTGGTCGATCCGGGTCCCGCGCCGCCTGCAGGAGATGCGGCTGGCCATCACCTCGGCCAACGCGGCGCTCAGCCACACGCTGGGCCGGGCGGCCACCGTCGCCGACATCGCCGAGCACCTCGGCGTCACCGAGGAAGAAGTGCTGGAGGGCCTGGAGGGTGCCCGCGCCTACAACGCCACCAGCCTGTCCACCCCGGTCAGCGCCGACGGCACCACCGAACTGGGCGAGACCCTCGGCGGCGAGGACCGCGAGTTCGAGGCGGCCGAGTTCCGGATCGCCCTCGGGCCCGCGCTGGCCACTCTGGACGAGCGCGAACGCCGGATCGTGCACCTGCGCTTCTACGGCAACCTGACGCAGAGCCAGATCGCCGAGCAGATCGGTGTGTCCCAGATGCACGTCTCGCGCTTGCTCACCAAGGCGCTGGCCAAGCTCCGGGCGCAGATGCACGACGGCTGA
- a CDS encoding AraC family transcriptional regulator, with protein sequence MSPGIRELLQLLAAVNSRLSGDVSLPVLAVWAHRSRFDLHRRFRRLAGETPKAYTTRVRLARAAADLVTTGRQVSAIAVDHGFASHEVFTRAFTRHLGRSPVRYRARGLHLAGRRVAAVHASAVNSAAPCISLYHVRITERKPTVPLHISVRDTPSVHALVIRRRVTRDEIAAALAECLPTVFGYAQRHGLALTGPPFARYPEVGMGSLVIEGGVTIAAPPSTALSDGIEALTIPAGRAVVAVHRGPYESLPESYQEIEKWMRDHQLSAAGPPRETYLTDPGENPDPATWETEIVQPVRSA encoded by the coding sequence GTGTCGCCGGGAATCAGAGAGTTGCTTCAGCTCCTCGCCGCCGTCAACTCCCGGCTGAGCGGCGATGTCTCGCTGCCGGTGCTGGCGGTGTGGGCGCACCGGTCCCGGTTCGATCTGCACCGCCGGTTCCGGCGGCTGGCGGGCGAAACGCCGAAGGCATACACGACGCGGGTCCGGCTGGCCCGTGCCGCAGCCGACCTGGTGACCACCGGCCGTCAGGTGTCGGCGATCGCCGTCGACCACGGATTCGCCAGCCACGAGGTCTTCACCAGGGCCTTCACCCGCCACCTCGGCCGCAGCCCGGTGCGCTACCGCGCCCGGGGGCTGCACCTCGCCGGCCGGCGTGTCGCCGCGGTGCACGCCTCGGCGGTGAACTCGGCCGCGCCCTGCATCAGCCTGTACCACGTCCGCATCACCGAAAGGAAACCCACTGTGCCGCTGCACATCTCGGTGCGTGACACGCCCTCCGTCCACGCCCTCGTGATACGTCGCCGGGTCACCCGCGACGAGATCGCGGCTGCGCTCGCGGAATGCCTGCCCACGGTGTTCGGCTACGCCCAGCGGCACGGCCTTGCCCTGACCGGGCCGCCGTTCGCCCGTTACCCCGAGGTCGGCATGGGCTCACTCGTCATCGAGGGCGGTGTAACGATCGCCGCACCCCCGTCCACGGCCCTCAGCGACGGAATCGAGGCACTCACCATCCCGGCGGGCCGGGCGGTGGTGGCCGTGCATCGAGGACCCTACGAGAGCCTGCCCGAGTCATACCAGGAGATCGAGAAGTGGATGCGTGACCATCAGCTGTCCGCAGCGGGCCCGCCACGGGAGACATACCTGACCGACCCCGGGGAAAATCCCGACCCGGCAACATGGGAAACCGAAATCGTCCAGCCCGTGCGCAGCGCATAG
- a CDS encoding response regulator transcription factor, with the protein MRILVADDERLLADTIALGLRRAAMAVDVAYTGAQAIEKIQVNRYDVAVLDRDMPDGTGDDVCRWIGERRLATRVLLLTAACGVYDRVEGLGLGADDYLTKPFAFAELVARVQALARRTAPALPPVLERDGVVLDVARRTASRDGRELALTHKEFGVLHALMRAQGQAVTTEDLLEQVWDENADPFSNVVRVTVSTLRRKLGEPQVVQTVPRAGYRVGLP; encoded by the coding sequence GTGCGAATCCTGGTGGCGGACGACGAGCGGCTGCTGGCCGACACGATCGCCCTGGGTCTGCGCCGGGCGGCGATGGCGGTCGACGTGGCCTACACCGGCGCTCAGGCGATCGAAAAGATCCAGGTCAACCGGTACGACGTGGCGGTGCTCGACCGGGACATGCCCGACGGCACCGGCGACGACGTGTGCCGCTGGATCGGCGAGCGCCGGCTCGCGACCCGGGTGCTGCTGCTCACCGCGGCCTGCGGCGTCTACGACCGGGTGGAAGGGCTCGGGCTCGGCGCCGACGACTACCTGACCAAGCCGTTCGCCTTCGCCGAGCTCGTCGCCCGGGTGCAGGCGCTGGCCCGGCGCACGGCCCCCGCCCTGCCCCCGGTGCTCGAACGCGACGGGGTGGTGCTCGACGTGGCGCGGCGTACGGCCAGCCGGGACGGCCGCGAGCTGGCGCTGACCCACAAGGAGTTCGGTGTCCTGCACGCGCTGATGCGGGCCCAGGGGCAGGCGGTCACCACCGAGGACCTGCTGGAACAGGTCTGGGACGAGAACGCCGACCCGTTCAGCAACGTGGTGCGGGTGACCGTGTCGACGCTGCGCCGCAAACTCGGCGAGCCGCAGGTCGTGCAGACCGTGCCCCGCGCCGGTTACCGCGTGGGACTGCCCTGA
- a CDS encoding peptidase M23, which produces MRALFVIAVAVLAGFVISPLLHADAECTPVPAASAPPGWNDKQIEMARLIVAVGEERRVPGAARVIAVATAIQESSLRNLKGGDRDSIGLFQQRPSQGWGTPKQLSDPEYQTNKFYDKLLRVDGWQKMRVTEAAQAVQISAFPEAYQRHVPAATRLVDTLSDRPSCTKAA; this is translated from the coding sequence GTGCGCGCGTTGTTCGTGATAGCCGTCGCCGTGCTGGCCGGCTTCGTCATCAGTCCGTTGCTGCACGCCGATGCGGAATGCACCCCCGTACCGGCCGCGTCGGCGCCCCCGGGCTGGAACGACAAGCAGATCGAGATGGCCCGCCTCATCGTCGCCGTCGGCGAGGAACGACGGGTGCCCGGCGCGGCCAGGGTCATCGCGGTCGCCACCGCCATCCAGGAGTCGAGCCTGCGCAACCTCAAGGGCGGCGACCGGGACTCCATCGGCCTGTTCCAGCAGCGCCCCAGCCAGGGCTGGGGAACGCCGAAGCAACTGTCCGATCCGGAGTACCAGACCAACAAGTTCTACGACAAACTGCTCCGGGTCGACGGCTGGCAGAAGATGCGGGTCACCGAGGCCGCCCAGGCCGTGCAGATCTCGGCCTTCCCCGAGGCGTATCAGCGGCACGTACCGGCAGCCACCCGCCTCGTCGACACACTGAGTGACCGGCCGAGTTGCACCAAGGCAGCTTGA
- a CDS encoding helix-turn-helix transcriptional regulator, which translates to MPKTSARLLALLSLLQARRDWPGTLLAERLDISLRTVRRDVDRLRELGYPIAAVKGPDGGYRLGAGADLPPLLFDDDQAVALTIALQVAATGGNEAAARALNTIRQVMPARLRNRVAALRVTTVERPATRPPAAVGGDVLLAISAAAHAREVLRFDYGPGEPEGPPRRVEPHHVITWDGRWYLIAWDLDREDWRVFRADRITVRTPNGPRFTPRELPGGDVAAYVIGKFRGSADGNWPCRGTVLLDLPAATVARYTRDGVVEEAGPERCRLTLGSWSWISLAAAFARFDADMAVVGPPELTGAFTRLAERLRRAG; encoded by the coding sequence ATGCCGAAAACCTCCGCGCGGCTCCTGGCCCTGCTCTCCCTGTTGCAGGCGCGCCGGGACTGGCCCGGCACCCTGCTCGCCGAGCGCCTCGACATCAGCCTGCGCACGGTGCGCCGCGACGTCGACCGGTTGCGCGAGCTCGGCTACCCCATCGCCGCGGTCAAGGGTCCCGACGGCGGTTACCGGCTCGGCGCGGGCGCCGACCTGCCGCCGCTGCTGTTCGACGACGACCAGGCCGTGGCGCTCACCATCGCCCTGCAGGTGGCCGCGACCGGCGGGAACGAGGCCGCCGCGCGGGCGCTCAACACGATCCGCCAGGTCATGCCGGCCCGGCTGCGCAACCGGGTCGCGGCCCTGCGGGTGACGACGGTCGAGCGTCCCGCCACCCGCCCGCCCGCGGCTGTCGGCGGTGACGTGCTGCTGGCGATCAGCGCGGCCGCCCACGCCCGCGAGGTGCTGCGCTTCGACTACGGTCCCGGCGAGCCGGAGGGGCCGCCGCGCCGGGTCGAGCCCCACCACGTGATCACCTGGGACGGCCGTTGGTATCTGATCGCCTGGGACCTCGACCGCGAGGACTGGCGCGTTTTCCGGGCCGACCGCATCACCGTACGGACCCCCAACGGCCCTCGATTCACGCCGCGTGAGCTGCCCGGGGGCGACGTGGCCGCGTACGTGATCGGGAAGTTCCGCGGCTCGGCGGACGGGAACTGGCCGTGCCGCGGGACCGTGCTGCTCGACCTGCCCGCCGCCACTGTGGCCCGCTACACCCGCGACGGTGTCGTCGAGGAGGCCGGCCCCGAGCGTTGCCGGCTGACCCTCGGCTCGTGGTCGTGGATCAGCCTCGCCGCCGCCTTCGCCCGTTTCGACGCCGACATGGCGGTGGTGGGGCCGCCAGAGCTGACCGGCGCTTTCACCCGGCTGGCCGAACGCCTCCGCCGGGCCGGCTGA
- a CDS encoding class I SAM-dependent methyltransferase: MNPQPVRDAYSTMSEQYIALFHGQAHHDDDTTLIGGHLLGLDGPILDLGCGPGHWTAFLHARGADVTGVDLVPEFIDHARTTFAGPRFRLGSMTELDVPDHSAAGILSWYSTIHLPPPELEHTLAAFRRLLTPYGPLVIGFFDSDDGVAQFDHKVHPAYRWPVDEFAARLTRAGFTELERRQHQFPERPDRKYAAIAARAC, encoded by the coding sequence GTGAACCCCCAGCCCGTACGCGACGCCTACTCGACCATGTCCGAGCAGTACATCGCCCTGTTCCACGGCCAGGCCCACCACGACGACGACACCACCCTGATCGGCGGTCACCTCCTCGGGCTGGACGGCCCGATCCTCGACCTCGGCTGCGGCCCCGGCCACTGGACAGCCTTTCTCCACGCGCGGGGCGCCGACGTGACCGGCGTGGACCTGGTTCCCGAGTTCATCGACCATGCCCGTACGACGTTCGCCGGCCCACGGTTCCGGCTGGGCTCCATGACCGAGCTGGACGTCCCCGACCACTCGGCAGCCGGCATCCTCTCCTGGTATTCGACCATCCACCTGCCCCCGCCGGAGTTGGAGCACACGCTCGCTGCCTTCCGCCGCCTGCTCACCCCGTACGGCCCGCTGGTGATCGGCTTCTTCGACAGCGACGACGGCGTGGCCCAGTTCGACCACAAGGTCCACCCGGCGTACCGCTGGCCGGTCGACGAGTTCGCCGCCCGCCTGACCAGGGCCGGATTCACCGAGCTGGAGCGCCGGCAGCACCAGTTCCCCGAGCGCCCGGACCGCAAGTACGCAGCCATCGCCGCCCGCGCCTGCTGA
- a CDS encoding mannosyltransferase family protein: MTALAVAPEPDLDLLPETPLYRPWRAAGLAALAVWSVSVVVQVMVSGLAWLTYKGNGPAPDLWSVALAWNGWDAGHYVSIAESGYHLGPGYPAFFPLYPVLIHVLDPVLPGSGVVSALVIAHLAAFGALALLYRLADHEFGPRVAQRAAWYLAAFPMGFFLLIGYNESLFLLLMVGALYAGRRGHWWVAGTLGAFSSATRLFGVLLILPLAVEYLRQTGWRVSRVRADVLSLALVPLGVAAYSLYCLIELGSPVQFSIAQDEWGRRYTFPGGAWVSSIAQIAGHGPLDKATLGAVVDAGTILVAVVLLILCVKGPYKFRPDQRYLVVQAGITLVMLMSTEVGGRSMQSAARYAMEAVAIFLVLARIGANQTVDRAVLVFGAALQAVLLVVFMAGTFLVA, translated from the coding sequence GTGACCGCGCTCGCCGTCGCACCGGAACCGGATCTCGACCTTCTGCCGGAAACGCCGCTCTACCGTCCCTGGCGTGCGGCGGGCCTGGCCGCGCTCGCCGTCTGGTCGGTCTCGGTCGTCGTGCAGGTCATGGTCAGCGGGCTGGCGTGGCTGACCTACAAGGGCAACGGTCCCGCCCCCGATCTGTGGTCGGTCGCGCTGGCCTGGAACGGCTGGGACGCCGGCCACTACGTGTCGATCGCCGAGAGCGGCTACCACCTCGGCCCCGGCTACCCTGCGTTCTTCCCGCTCTACCCCGTGCTGATCCACGTCCTCGACCCGGTGCTGCCGGGCAGCGGGGTGGTCAGCGCCCTGGTGATCGCCCACCTCGCCGCGTTCGGCGCCCTCGCCCTGCTGTACCGGCTGGCCGACCACGAGTTCGGGCCGCGGGTCGCCCAGCGCGCCGCCTGGTACCTGGCCGCCTTCCCGATGGGCTTCTTTCTGCTCATCGGCTACAACGAGTCGCTGTTCCTGCTGCTGATGGTGGGCGCCCTGTACGCCGGGCGGCGCGGGCACTGGTGGGTGGCCGGCACGCTGGGCGCGTTCTCGTCGGCCACCCGGCTGTTCGGCGTGCTGCTCATCCTGCCCCTGGCCGTGGAGTACCTGCGCCAGACCGGCTGGCGGGTGAGCCGGGTCCGGGCCGACGTGCTCAGCCTGGCCCTGGTGCCGCTGGGTGTGGCCGCGTACAGCCTGTACTGCCTGATCGAGCTGGGCAGCCCCGTGCAGTTCAGCATCGCCCAGGACGAATGGGGCCGGCGCTACACCTTCCCCGGCGGGGCATGGGTCAGCTCGATCGCCCAGATCGCCGGGCACGGGCCGCTGGACAAGGCGACCCTCGGCGCCGTCGTGGACGCCGGCACCATCCTGGTCGCGGTGGTGCTGCTGATCCTGTGCGTCAAAGGCCCGTACAAGTTTCGCCCCGACCAGCGGTACCTGGTCGTGCAGGCCGGGATCACCCTGGTCATGCTGATGTCGACCGAGGTCGGCGGCCGCTCGATGCAGTCGGCCGCCCGGTACGCGATGGAGGCGGTGGCGATCTTCCTGGTGCTGGCCCGCATCGGCGCCAACCAGACGGTCGACCGCGCCGTGCTCGTTTTCGGGGCCGCGCTGCAGGCCGTGCTGCTGGTGGTCTTCATGGCCGGCACCTTCCTCGTAGCATGA
- a CDS encoding sensor histidine kinase produces MGLRARLAIATYGTVTFVFAAQFIYPQLPWQWPYYYPCYTDIDGMPCRIVRKIPIDNLVQYGIVLATSTLLLPLLVWWVLVPVRRMLPTISQVGPQNLGHRIRPGRGRDEIKQLGRALDTMMNGIAAGYEGQRKFAANASHELRTPLALQRTLIEVGMAEPLTPEQSALLASQLLETNARNERLIEGLLVLSQADQGLAIRTPQRLDIIAAAVIDAHTAPGITVKSELHPYVVPGDGVLLERLVRNLVHNATKYNHPGGAVIVSVGAALTVENTGPVVAAEDVTRLFEPFTRLSTDRIDHSGGSGLGLAIARSIVQAHDGTITAVPRDGGGLRVTVRLPRSP; encoded by the coding sequence ATGGGACTGCGGGCGCGCCTGGCCATCGCGACGTACGGCACGGTGACCTTCGTCTTCGCCGCCCAGTTCATCTATCCGCAGCTGCCGTGGCAGTGGCCGTACTACTACCCCTGCTACACCGACATCGACGGCATGCCCTGCCGGATCGTCCGCAAGATCCCGATCGACAACCTCGTGCAGTACGGCATCGTGCTGGCCACGTCGACGCTGCTGCTGCCGCTGCTCGTGTGGTGGGTGCTGGTGCCCGTACGCCGGATGCTGCCGACCATCTCGCAGGTCGGCCCGCAGAACCTCGGCCACCGCATCCGCCCCGGCCGCGGCCGCGACGAGATCAAGCAGCTGGGCCGGGCGCTCGACACGATGATGAACGGCATCGCCGCCGGCTACGAGGGACAGCGCAAATTCGCCGCCAACGCCTCCCACGAGCTGCGCACCCCGCTCGCCCTGCAGCGCACGCTCATCGAGGTCGGCATGGCCGAACCCCTCACCCCGGAACAGTCGGCGCTGCTCGCCAGTCAGCTGCTGGAGACGAACGCCCGCAACGAACGCCTCATCGAGGGCCTGCTCGTGCTCAGCCAGGCCGACCAGGGTCTGGCCATCCGCACCCCGCAACGGCTGGACATCATCGCCGCCGCGGTCATCGACGCGCACACAGCCCCCGGCATCACCGTCAAGAGCGAACTGCACCCGTACGTGGTCCCGGGCGACGGTGTCCTGCTGGAGCGCCTGGTCCGCAACCTCGTACACAACGCAACCAAGTACAACCACCCGGGCGGAGCTGTCATCGTGAGCGTCGGCGCCGCGCTGACGGTCGAGAACACCGGCCCGGTCGTCGCCGCCGAGGACGTGACCCGGCTGTTCGAACCCTTCACCCGCCTGAGCACCGACCGCATCGACCACAGCGGCGGCAGCGGGCTGGGGCTGGCTATCGCCCGCTCCATCGTCCAGGCCCACGACGGCACGATCACCGCGGTCCCCCGCGACGGCGGCGGCCTGCGCGTCACCGTCCGCCTCCCCCGCTCCCCCTGA
- a CDS encoding DUF4188 domain-containing protein has translation MRTTDFSAAPPQGQATAMFIGATRYSGPLAMLHTIRTWGPMVRQMKRMPGYRWHTVYYRFPYTLGTIAFFADQDAMLKFARGRHHRDLMCWLTDEGANNATAGFIRLFTAQPHGYSNGSWRAEDGSMSHMPTWTPLSTETTGPAVHRS, from the coding sequence ATGAGGACCACCGACTTCTCCGCCGCCCCGCCGCAGGGGCAGGCGACCGCCATGTTCATCGGCGCCACGCGGTACTCCGGGCCGCTCGCCATGCTGCACACGATCCGCACCTGGGGCCCGATGGTGCGGCAGATGAAGCGCATGCCGGGTTACCGCTGGCACACCGTCTACTACCGGTTCCCGTACACGCTCGGCACGATCGCCTTCTTCGCCGACCAGGACGCGATGCTCAAGTTCGCCCGCGGCCGCCACCACCGCGACCTGATGTGCTGGCTGACCGACGAGGGCGCGAACAACGCCACCGCCGGCTTCATCCGCCTGTTCACCGCGCAGCCGCACGGTTACAGCAACGGCTCGTGGCGCGCCGAGGACGGCAGCATGTCGCACATGCCCACGTGGACCCCGCTGTCCACCGAGACGACCGGCCCCGCGGTGCACCGCTCATGA
- a CDS encoding FGGY-family carbohydrate kinase: MTDDVSLDAALDPLVLALDIGSTATRGGVHDGSGRRIRGLQHKVPHAFTVAPDGASVIDPEQVTAEVEQVLDVRGLPQRRGGEGGPDALFRGMVEGVALTYARVADELRPAAPQVVEVAASGRVSNDQPEWLQVLADVLGRPVTHVTRRRATQRGTALLALDVLAPDVDRAPRTTGVTYEPNPAHAAYYADRRARFADAYDTLAGAQARSSVPAV; the protein is encoded by the coding sequence ATGACCGATGACGTCTCGCTCGACGCTGCCCTGGACCCGCTCGTGCTGGCGCTGGACATCGGCTCGACGGCCACCCGCGGCGGTGTGCACGACGGGTCCGGCCGCCGGATCCGCGGCCTGCAGCACAAGGTGCCGCACGCCTTCACTGTCGCTCCCGACGGCGCCTCGGTCATCGACCCCGAGCAGGTGACCGCCGAGGTCGAGCAGGTCCTCGACGTACGCGGACTCCCGCAGCGCCGCGGAGGTGAAGGCGGCCCCGACGCGCTGTTCCGCGGGATGGTCGAGGGGGTGGCACTGACGTATGCGCGGGTCGCGGACGAGCTGCGTCCCGCCGCGCCGCAGGTGGTGGAGGTCGCGGCGTCGGGCCGGGTCAGCAACGACCAGCCGGAGTGGCTGCAGGTGCTGGCCGATGTCCTCGGACGACCGGTCACCCACGTGACCCGGAGGCGCGCCACCCAGCGGGGAACGGCGTTGCTCGCGCTCGACGTGCTGGCCCCGGACGTGGACCGCGCGCCTCGGACGACCGGGGTGACGTACGAGCCGAACCCGGCGCACGCTGCCTACTACGCGGACCGGCGGGCCCGGTTCGCCGACGCGTACGACACGCTGGCGGGGGCTCAGGCTCGCTCGTCGGTGCCCGCGGTCTGA